One region of Candidatus Rhabdochlamydia sp. T3358 genomic DNA includes:
- a CDS encoding DUF4116 domain-containing protein encodes MSSAFESTKEVFSSDSSLKNRCVHLIKVFGLTAKITLLCIPLIYRIAIWLTPSKTLCSALKDGIYGLRFVREDVVLHAIKQSVYEYRIYYGKKFALNFTYKNLPNGKKIVLKALKENGLVLKNGDYDLCKDKDAVLVAVGQNGLALEHVDYNLKKDKELVIVAVGQNGLALQYACYDLRKDKEVVDAAQKQNPKALQYASKEVVLLVLKEDGMLLRYISKSLQEDKEVVLVAVEQNGLALQYAHKDLQNDEYVVDVLIDAAFTAVNENLKTLQCVSKEIILLALKKDGTLLHFFPESLKSDKESVLAAVKQNAIAFVFASNDLKRDKEVMLAALNQNASFILKYIAPVLGTGVIPSGELFVSEDKIFQDREIMLAFVKKDGLFLQYAFKELQEDEEIILAAVSENGLSLEFAANYQNNKAIILAAVRQNGLALQFASKRLQDEEIILAAIRQNALALQLVPKYQNSKEIVLAAVEQNGLALQFASKELQNDREVVKTAIVQNGLALQFASQNPQNSREIVIAAVEQNGLALEFASKELQEDREVVEIAIGWHAKSSMWNSNMEALQFAHRDVVLEVVKKNGYCLRVLSQILQNDKEIVLAAVGQNGLNLEFVSQSLKKDKEIVFASVKQNGLALRLAPEYQNNREIVLAAVGQNGSSLQFAYEGLRRNEEIVLIAIAQNGLALEFSENVKNNKEVVLSAVRQSGLALQFASKELQNDREVVLAAVKQNGLALKHVYVEERADVPRCIRDYLLRGDEEIVLAAVEQNGFAMQFASEELQKDRKVALTAVKQNGLVLKLFTVFGSFFGCFGVDKEIALAAVEQNGLALEFAYADIYIMDNLTSARWETRTLKANKTLVLAAVSNNGLALKFASKDLQNDRDVTLAAVSKNGLSLQFASEDLQRDRKIAAAAVRQNKEAMQFVKDLQEEEVKLFARSNNLSFGFLSNKNHNLKY; translated from the coding sequence ATGTCATCAGCTTTTGAATCTACAAAAGAAGTCTTTAGTTCTGATTCATCTCTTAAAAATAGATGTGTCCATCTCATAAAAGTTTTTGGATTAACCGCAAAAATTACTCTTCTATGCATACCTCTTATATATAGAATAGCCATTTGGCTCACTCCTAGTAAAACATTATGTTCTGCTCTAAAGGATGGCATATACGGCTTGCGATTTGTTCGTGAAGATGTTGTGCTTCATGCTATAAAACAAAGTGTATATGAGTACAGGATATATTATGGTAAAAAATTTGCCTTAAATTTTACTTATAAAAATCTACCCAACGGAAAAAAGATTGTCCTTAAGGCTCTTAAGGAAAATGGACTGGTTCTAAAGAATGGCGACTATGATTTATGCAAAGACAAAGATGCTGTACTAGTTGCTGTAGGGCAGAATGGATTAGCCTTAGAGCATGTTGATTATAACCTGAAAAAAGACAAAGAGCTTGTAATAGTTGCTGTAGGGCAGAATGGCTTGGCTTTACAGTATGCTTGTTATGATTTGCGCAAAGACAAAGAGGTTGTAGATGCTGCTCAGAAGCAGAACCCAAAAGCTTTGCAGTACGCTTCTAAAGAAGTGGTGCTCCTTGTTTTGAAAGAAGACGGTATGTTACTGCGATATATTTCTAAGTCTTTACAAGAAGATAAAGAGGTTGTGCTAGTTGCTGTAGAGCAGAATGGACTGGCGTTGCAATATGCTCATAAAGACCTGCAGAATGATGAATATGTTGTAGATGTTCTTATAGATGCAGCGTTTACTGCTGTTAATGAAAATCTAAAGACTTTGCAGTGCGTTTCTAAAGAAATAATACTCCTTGCTTTGAAAAAAGATGGTACGTTACTACATTTTTTCCCTGAGTCTCTAAAAAGCGATAAAGAAAGTGTGCTAGCTGCTGTAAAACAGAATGCAATTGCCTTTGTTTTTGCTTCTAATGATTTAAAGAGAGATAAAGAAGTTATGCTTGCTGCTTTAAACCAGAATGCCTCTTTTATATTGAAGTATATTGCACCAGTGCTTGGTACGGGAGTAATTCCTTCAGGAGAACTATTTGTCTCTGAGGATAAAATCTTTCAAGATAGAGAAATTATGCTTGCTTTTGTGAAGAAAGATGGTTTATTTCTGCAGTATGCTTTTAAGGAATTACAAGAAGACGAAGAAATTATTCTCGCTGCTGTATCTGAGAATGGATTGTCCCTAGAATTTGCTGCCAACTATCAAAATAACAAAGCAATCATCCTTGCTGCTGTAAGGCAGAATGGGCTGGCGCTGCAATTTGCTTCTAAGAGACTACAAGACGAAGAAATTATTCTCGCTGCTATAAGACAGAATGCGTTAGCTCTACAGTTAGTTCCTAAATATCAAAATAGTAAAGAAATCGTTCTTGCTGCTGTAGAGCAGAATGGGTTAGCGCTACAGTTTGCTTCTAAGGAATTACAAAATGATAGAGAAGTTGTAAAAACTGCTATAGTTCAGAATGGACTAGCCTTGCAATTTGCTTCTCAAAACCCTCAAAATAGTAGAGAAATCGTTATTGCTGCTGTAGAGCAGAATGGGTTAGCGCTAGAATTTGCTTCTAAGGAATTACAAGAAGATAGAGAAGTTGTAGAAATTGCTATAGGGTGGCATGCTAAATCTTCTATGTGGAATAGTAATATGGAAGCGTTACAATTTGCTCATAGAGATGTTGTGCTAGAGGTCGTAAAGAAAAATGGGTATTGTCTAAGAGTTCTTTCTCAGATCTTGCAAAATGACAAAGAAATCGTTCTTGCTGCTGTAGGGCAAAATGGATTAAATCTAGAATTTGTTTCTCAGAGTTTAAAAAAGGATAAAGAAATCGTTTTTGCTTCTGTAAAGCAGAATGGGTTAGCTCTACGATTAGCTCCTGAATATCAAAATAATAGAGAAATCGTTCTTGCTGCTGTAGGGCAAAATGGATCATCTCTACAATTTGCTTATGAAGGCTTAAGAAGAAATGAAGAAATTGTGCTTATTGCTATAGCTCAAAATGGACTAGCTCTAGAATTTTCTGAAAATGTAAAGAACAATAAAGAAGTGGTTCTCTCTGCTGTAAGACAGAGTGGGTTAGCGCTACAATTTGCTTCTAAGGAATTACAAAATGATAGAGAAGTTGTACTAGCCGCAGTTAAACAAAACGGCTTGGCTTTAAAGCATGTTTATGTAGAAGAACGAGCAGATGTACCTCGTTGTATAAGAGACTATCTTCTAAGAGGAGATGAAGAAATTGTACTAGCTGCTGTAGAGCAGAATGGATTTGCAATGCAGTTTGCTTCTGAAGAATTACAAAAAGATAGAAAAGTTGCACTAACTGCTGTCAAGCAGAATGGGTTGGTTTTAAAATTATTTACCGTCTTTGGTAGCTTTTTTGGGTGCTTTGGAGTAGATAAGGAAATTGCCCTTGCTGCTGTAGAGCAAAATGGATTGGCCCTAGAATTTGCATATGCAGATATCTATATAATGGATAATTTGACTAGTGCTAGATGGGAGACTAGAACTCTAAAGGCAAATAAAACCCTTGTACTAGCTGCTGTATCTAACAATGGATTAGCGCTGAAATTTGCTTCCAAGGATTTACAGAATGACAGAGATGTTACACTAGCTGCTGTATCTAAGAATGGCTTGTCTTTACAATTTGCTTCTGAGGATTTACAAAGAGATAGAAAAATTGCAGCAGCAGCGGTAAGGCAGAATAAAGAAGCTATGCAATTTGTCAAGGATTTGCAAGAAGAGGAAGTTAAACTTTTTGCTCGTTCTAATAACCTGAGTTTTGGGTTTTTATCCAATAAGAATCACAATCTAAAATATTGA
- the murD gene encoding UDP-N-acetylmuramoyl-L-alanine--D-glutamate ligase gives MKSTLILGLGKSGRAAAKLLLLHKKNVCAFDDYLGDLEEALCLEELGLKRISDLGAICWEEIDQCVISPGVDPKHVIYRTAKNRGIPVVTEVELALPFISEPLIAVTGTNGKTTVALLVEHILSTSGICAKAVGNVGVPLCSYVLDSKKAEVLVVELSSFQLETLDSPVFDQAAILNITPDHLDRYPDMQAYAKAKLRLQNCMKEKGSLFIQEKVVEQFGFLLEKNEYQTLDFYQKDLEYFSSSLYRECAEHERENTLAAWALCKPFGISHTQFKKALTTFCRPSHRLECIASIDGVDYYDDSKGTNIDAVICAVRAMKGKVILIAGGVDKGSSYTAWKRPFSGKVRQILAIGLAAKKIEQELHPFIPVICVDSMQSAVVMAKELAKEKESVLLSPGCASFDMFCDYAHRGKEFQYQVRLLRDGKSYES, from the coding sequence ATGAAAAGTACGCTTATCTTAGGGCTAGGAAAAAGCGGAAGAGCTGCTGCTAAACTACTTCTATTGCATAAAAAAAATGTATGTGCTTTTGATGATTATTTGGGGGATCTTGAAGAAGCTCTTTGTTTAGAAGAGCTTGGCTTAAAGCGTATTTCTGATTTGGGAGCTATTTGTTGGGAAGAAATAGATCAATGCGTTATTTCACCGGGAGTTGATCCTAAACATGTAATCTACAGAACAGCTAAAAATAGGGGTATTCCTGTTGTTACAGAGGTGGAGTTAGCTTTACCTTTTATTTCAGAGCCTTTAATAGCGGTAACAGGAACCAACGGCAAAACCACTGTAGCTCTGCTAGTGGAGCATATTCTAAGTACAAGTGGAATTTGTGCAAAAGCAGTGGGAAATGTCGGTGTGCCTCTTTGTTCTTACGTACTTGATTCTAAAAAAGCAGAGGTTCTTGTGGTTGAATTGAGCTCTTTTCAACTGGAAACTTTAGACTCTCCTGTATTTGATCAAGCGGCTATTCTTAATATTACACCAGATCATTTAGATCGTTATCCTGATATGCAAGCTTATGCAAAAGCCAAACTGCGTTTGCAAAATTGCATGAAAGAGAAGGGTTCTTTATTTATACAGGAGAAAGTGGTAGAGCAGTTTGGTTTTCTTTTGGAAAAAAACGAATACCAAACATTAGATTTTTATCAAAAAGATCTTGAATATTTTTCATCATCACTATATAGAGAATGTGCAGAGCATGAAAGGGAAAATACATTAGCAGCTTGGGCTCTTTGTAAACCTTTTGGTATTTCCCATACACAATTTAAGAAAGCTTTAACCACGTTTTGTAGGCCTTCACACCGATTAGAATGTATAGCTTCTATTGATGGAGTTGATTACTATGATGATAGTAAAGGCACAAATATAGATGCGGTTATTTGTGCTGTACGCGCAATGAAAGGGAAAGTGATCTTGATTGCTGGGGGGGTTGATAAGGGAAGCTCATATACAGCCTGGAAAAGACCTTTTTCAGGAAAAGTAAGACAAATACTAGCAATTGGCCTAGCAGCAAAAAAAATAGAACAAGAATTGCACCCTTTTATTCCTGTTATATGTGTTGACTCTATGCAATCAGCGGTAGTTATGGCAAAGGAGCTTGCCAAGGAAAAAGAGAGCGTCTTACTTTCGCCAGGATGTGCAAGTTTTGATATGTTTTGTGACTATGCTCATAGAGGAAAAGAATTTCAGTATCAAGTGCGCTTATTAAGGGATGGAAAGAGTTATGAGTCGTAA
- a CDS encoding LysM peptidoglycan-binding domain-containing protein codes for MSRKDTIIIAVLVNAGLLIILFASALKPPVHDTCYQPEPLKPIVDVSPKKEAVIQKGDAVDHALEQFAKQRSHIEQPVVIQSPIALEEIKLPQASILENNMEKLAEVAIKKGDMLEKIARQYHTTVNEIMRLNGLQTSHLRIGQVLKIPSNDTAFTTSPALETVYYIVKEGDNPSTIAKKNNIKLENLLKLNEMSEEKARKLRPGDKLRIR; via the coding sequence ATGAGTCGTAAAGATACCATTATTATTGCTGTGTTGGTTAATGCAGGTTTGCTAATTATTTTATTTGCCAGCGCTTTGAAGCCACCTGTGCATGATACGTGCTATCAGCCAGAACCATTGAAGCCCATTGTAGATGTTTCCCCAAAAAAAGAAGCAGTTATCCAAAAAGGAGATGCTGTAGATCACGCTTTAGAGCAATTTGCAAAGCAACGCTCTCACATAGAACAACCTGTAGTCATACAAAGTCCTATCGCTTTAGAGGAGATTAAGTTACCTCAAGCTTCCATTTTGGAAAATAACATGGAAAAGTTAGCAGAGGTTGCGATAAAAAAGGGAGATATGTTGGAAAAGATTGCTCGTCAATATCACACCACAGTTAATGAAATTATGCGACTAAATGGGCTGCAAACATCTCATTTGCGTATTGGTCAGGTGCTGAAAATCCCATCTAATGATACAGCTTTTACTACAAGTCCTGCTTTGGAAACGGTATACTATATTGTAAAAGAAGGAGATAATCCTTCGACTATTGCAAAGAAAAATAACATTAAGCTAGAAAATCTTTTGAAACTAAATGAGATGAGTGAAGAAAAAGCTCGAAAACTACGACCTGGGGATAAATTGCGTATTCGTTAA
- a CDS encoding putative peptidoglycan glycosyltransferase FtsW, with amino-acid sequence MNRYVFIMLSSISVLFVLGLVMVFNTSSAQILDRFSDRSLYYALIRQILYAAVSAIGVIAIWSVGYRSLLSLSPLLLFLGVIGLILVLVFGPKLNGARRWISLFGNSLQPSEFVKYVIPLYYIYAVTKQKNSLDWVQFLRLLGIICIPLGLILIEPDNGTVFIILSALIILFILSQVKWVYWALPLMIICCIGAVVASQMPHVSDRLKIYLHPEYDLKGKGHQPYQARIAAGSGRLFGRGIGESLQKLEYLPEARCDYIAAIFAEECGFIGMSILIFLYTMVAFCGFAIALQVKEIGGFYLVASFTFLICFQAFLNLGIVSGLLPSKGTNLPFFSQGGSSLIANMLALTVIVKVAEEAKQQLKNDD; translated from the coding sequence ATGAATCGTTACGTCTTTATCATGCTCAGCTCTATTTCTGTACTTTTTGTATTAGGCCTTGTTATGGTCTTTAATACATCCTCTGCACAAATTCTAGATCGTTTCTCAGACCGCAGTCTTTATTATGCATTGATACGGCAAATCCTCTATGCAGCTGTAAGCGCAATAGGCGTGATTGCTATTTGGTCGGTGGGATATCGATCTCTTTTGTCATTGAGTCCATTGCTGCTTTTTTTAGGGGTTATAGGTTTAATCCTGGTTTTGGTATTTGGACCTAAACTCAATGGAGCTCGTCGTTGGATTAGTCTGTTTGGGAATTCTTTACAGCCTTCAGAATTTGTTAAATATGTAATCCCTTTATATTATATCTATGCGGTCACTAAGCAAAAAAACTCTTTGGATTGGGTACAGTTTTTACGCTTGCTAGGTATTATTTGTATTCCTTTAGGCTTAATTCTAATTGAGCCCGATAATGGGACAGTATTCATTATCCTCTCTGCTTTAATTATTTTATTCATCTTAAGTCAGGTTAAGTGGGTGTATTGGGCTCTACCTTTAATGATTATTTGCTGTATAGGCGCTGTAGTTGCTTCACAAATGCCTCATGTATCGGATCGATTAAAGATTTATTTACATCCAGAATATGATCTGAAAGGCAAGGGACATCAGCCTTATCAAGCAAGAATTGCAGCGGGCTCTGGTAGGTTATTTGGCAGAGGAATAGGTGAGAGTTTGCAAAAACTAGAGTATCTTCCAGAGGCTAGATGTGATTATATTGCAGCCATTTTTGCAGAAGAGTGTGGTTTTATCGGGATGAGTATTCTCATTTTTCTGTATACTATGGTAGCCTTTTGTGGTTTTGCCATTGCATTGCAAGTAAAGGAAATCGGTGGGTTTTATCTTGTAGCAAGTTTTACCTTTCTGATTTGTTTTCAAGCTTTTTTAAACTTAGGTATAGTTTCAGGGTTATTACCTAGCAAGGGCACAAATCTTCCTTTTTTTAGCCAAGGAGGATCTTCTTTAATTGCAAATATGCTCGCACTAACCGTTATTGTTAAAGTGGCAGAAGAAGCTAAACAACAACTAAAAAATGATGATTAA
- the murG gene encoding undecaprenyldiphospho-muramoylpentapeptide beta-N-acetylglucosaminyltransferase codes for MMIKKKVIIAAGGTGGHLLPAQEIAKKLQEKEIEVLFVGSGLKENVYFDRKSFNFYEVLAKTPFQKGLTRRLGALYALLKAVARSCFFLKSFKPDLIIGFGSFHAFPILCAAKLQKKPFMLFESNTVAGKVTRFFSSFATHTAIHLPLAKKIKGNLIEVSWPLRAKEPNLSQAKAREQLQLEPNRFTLLIFGGSQGASAINHAVLSICEQLLAKEMPFQIIHLVGRSTSVEVEQFCKRHNIPAFIKTFEKNMSRVFYAADLALCRSGAATIAEIIHYQMPAILIPYPYATEQHQRENALFLQRLSAAYVIEEGSDMQRLILEFLSAFTKNPEVGEQMRVSLQNLKSEKKEMSDLIIEALNV; via the coding sequence ATGATGATTAAAAAAAAAGTGATAATCGCTGCAGGAGGAACAGGCGGACACCTCTTGCCTGCACAAGAGATTGCTAAAAAGCTGCAAGAAAAAGAGATAGAAGTTCTATTTGTTGGATCTGGATTAAAAGAAAATGTGTATTTTGATAGAAAGAGTTTTAACTTTTATGAGGTTTTGGCCAAAACACCTTTTCAGAAAGGGTTAACTAGGCGTTTAGGGGCGCTATATGCTTTGCTCAAAGCAGTCGCCAGAAGCTGTTTTTTTCTGAAAAGTTTTAAACCAGATCTTATCATCGGTTTTGGCAGTTTTCATGCCTTTCCTATTTTATGCGCAGCAAAATTGCAAAAAAAACCTTTCATGTTATTTGAATCGAATACAGTAGCAGGAAAGGTGACCAGGTTTTTTTCTTCTTTTGCTACCCATACCGCAATTCATCTACCTCTGGCAAAGAAAATCAAGGGTAATCTAATAGAAGTGAGTTGGCCTTTAAGGGCAAAAGAGCCTAACTTATCGCAAGCAAAGGCAAGAGAACAACTTCAGTTAGAGCCTAATCGTTTTACTCTATTGATTTTTGGAGGCTCTCAAGGAGCATCTGCCATTAATCATGCAGTTTTGAGTATTTGTGAACAATTGCTTGCTAAAGAGATGCCTTTTCAGATCATACATTTAGTGGGTAGATCAACATCTGTTGAAGTAGAACAATTCTGTAAAAGACATAATATCCCCGCATTTATTAAAACCTTTGAGAAAAATATGAGTCGAGTCTTCTATGCTGCGGATTTAGCTCTTTGTCGATCAGGCGCTGCTACAATAGCTGAAATCATTCACTACCAAATGCCTGCAATACTTATTCCTTATCCTTATGCAACAGAGCAGCACCAAAGAGAAAATGCTCTGTTTCTGCAGCGTTTATCTGCAGCTTATGTAATTGAAGAAGGAAGCGATATGCAAAGATTAATCCTAGAGTTTTTAAGTGCATTTACTAAAAACCCAGAAGTAGGAGAGCAAATGCGTGTTTCTCTGCAAAATCTTAAAAGTGAAAAAAAGGAAATGAGCGATCTTATTATAGAGGCTCTGAATGTATAA
- the murC gene encoding UDP-N-acetylmuramate--L-alanine ligase — protein MYNKHYYFIGIGGVGMSGLALIALEKGAMVSGSDVMHSCTTNRLQEKGAKIFIGHKKEQIPLDALVIYSSAISPDNPELMFAKSHKLNILHRSDLLALFMQSQKALLVSGTHGKTTSSSLLTHVLLEKGMQPSFALGGFIYGSNTNAGYGEGPYFVAEADESDGSFLKYTPFGAIITNINHDHLDYWQTMNGLVEGFKRFIDSITSLEHFFWHGDNLWLSEMVAKGYSYGFDKKNALFIESHRQDKWKNIFTICFENKHYPEIEVPIIGRHNILNASAVFGLCLKLGIEEEKIRSAFINFKGINRRLEYKGAVKGVIFYDDYAHHPTEILTTLRAIKNAMGSKRVVLAFQPHRYSRTLACLDEFGAAFEAADIVVITDIYAAGEAPIKEIDEGRLLHEINREARRPAYHFSRSQLSCQLVKILKAGDCLITMGAGDINNLSYDIMENL, from the coding sequence ATGTATAACAAACACTATTATTTCATTGGTATTGGTGGGGTTGGAATGAGCGGTTTAGCATTAATTGCTCTAGAAAAAGGCGCAATGGTTAGCGGAAGCGATGTCATGCATTCTTGCACTACAAACAGATTACAAGAAAAAGGGGCTAAGATCTTTATTGGACATAAAAAAGAACAGATTCCTTTAGATGCCCTTGTTATTTACAGCAGTGCTATTTCTCCTGATAATCCAGAGCTTATGTTTGCAAAGTCGCATAAGCTTAACATTTTGCATAGGTCTGATTTACTCGCCTTATTTATGCAATCTCAAAAAGCTCTATTAGTATCAGGAACTCATGGGAAGACAACAAGCTCTTCTCTTCTGACTCATGTTTTGCTTGAAAAAGGGATGCAGCCAAGTTTTGCGCTAGGTGGATTTATTTATGGTTCAAATACTAATGCAGGCTATGGAGAAGGGCCTTATTTTGTTGCGGAAGCAGATGAGAGTGATGGATCTTTTTTAAAATATACTCCTTTTGGAGCAATTATCACAAATATCAATCATGACCATCTTGATTACTGGCAGACCATGAATGGATTGGTTGAGGGATTCAAACGGTTTATTGATTCTATCACCTCTTTAGAACATTTTTTTTGGCATGGGGATAATCTATGGTTATCAGAGATGGTAGCTAAAGGGTATAGCTATGGGTTTGATAAAAAAAATGCGCTATTTATAGAAAGCCATCGTCAGGATAAATGGAAAAATATATTTACTATTTGTTTTGAAAATAAACATTATCCAGAGATAGAAGTACCAATAATAGGCAGGCATAATATACTCAATGCATCTGCAGTGTTTGGTCTTTGTCTTAAATTAGGGATAGAAGAAGAGAAAATCCGTAGCGCTTTTATCAACTTTAAAGGGATAAATCGGCGTTTAGAGTATAAAGGAGCCGTAAAAGGAGTCATTTTTTATGATGATTATGCTCATCACCCTACGGAAATCCTTACCACTTTGAGAGCCATAAAAAATGCAATGGGATCTAAAAGGGTTGTTTTGGCTTTTCAACCACATCGTTATTCGCGTACCTTAGCCTGCTTAGACGAATTTGGGGCTGCTTTTGAGGCTGCTGATATAGTGGTTATTACAGACATTTACGCAGCTGGAGAAGCTCCTATTAAAGAGATTGATGAGGGGCGTTTATTACATGAAATTAACAGAGAAGCTAGGCGTCCTGCTTATCATTTTTCCCGCAGTCAATTATCTTGTCAGCTTGTAAAAATTCTTAAAGCAGGGGACTGTCTAATAACTATGGGGGCTGGAGATATCAACAACCTATCTTATGATATTATGGAAAATCTTTAG
- a CDS encoding KH domain-containing protein, whose amino-acid sequence MKEFIAYIIKNIVDSPEEVNVQVIDNQKETTVEVRVSANDVAKVVGRQGRTIRSLRIIVGAIGARFNCRVRVEVL is encoded by the coding sequence ATGAAAGAATTTATTGCTTATATTATTAAAAACATAGTTGACTCTCCTGAAGAGGTAAATGTTCAAGTAATTGATAATCAGAAAGAAACAACTGTTGAAGTAAGAGTGTCTGCTAATGATGTGGCTAAAGTGGTAGGTAGGCAAGGGCGTACTATTCGTTCCTTAAGGATCATTGTTGGCGCAATTGGTGCGCGTTTTAATTGCCGAGTGAGAGTAGAGGTGCTTTAA
- the miaA gene encoding tRNA (adenosine(37)-N6)-dimethylallyltransferase MiaA, which yields MGTAGICEDKELQLLLTQLPLEQTHKLIPRSQKKKVIIIAGPTGVGKTALSLLIAKAIGGEIISADSMQVYRGMDIGTAKASLEERSEVVHHLIDSRCLDETFNVVEFYKEANLAIKEILDRGAVPIIVGGTGFYIHSLIYGPPSGPASKPDLRAKIETEMNALGTEALYERLKTLDPDYAMTVTSKDRQKIVRALEIISVTRNKVSALLPVISELSEIYDFRCWFLYMPKEILYPRIEKRCDEMLEKGFIEEVKQLELQGLSKNQTASQAIGYRQCLSYLLSPKTQEDLQQFITRFKQASRRYAKRQFTWFRKEPLFRWLNLNKVSIEIAAEIIIRDYEQSF from the coding sequence GTGGGTACTGCAGGTATTTGTGAAGATAAAGAACTACAGCTTTTATTAACGCAGCTCCCCTTAGAACAAACCCATAAATTAATTCCGAGGTCTCAAAAGAAAAAAGTAATCATCATTGCAGGGCCTACAGGAGTGGGTAAAACCGCACTGTCTTTATTAATTGCTAAGGCAATTGGCGGCGAGATTATTTCAGCTGATTCTATGCAAGTTTATCGAGGGATGGACATTGGTACTGCTAAGGCTAGTTTGGAAGAGAGAAGCGAAGTTGTTCACCATTTGATTGATAGCCGATGTTTAGATGAAACATTTAATGTGGTAGAATTTTATAAGGAAGCAAATTTAGCAATTAAAGAGATTTTGGATCGGGGAGCTGTTCCCATTATAGTCGGTGGGACCGGTTTCTACATCCATTCTTTAATCTATGGTCCCCCTAGCGGACCTGCGTCTAAACCGGACTTGCGAGCAAAAATAGAAACAGAGATGAATGCGCTAGGTACAGAAGCGCTTTATGAACGTTTAAAAACATTGGATCCAGATTATGCGATGACTGTTACATCGAAAGATAGACAAAAAATTGTGCGTGCTTTAGAGATTATTTCTGTAACTAGAAATAAGGTATCAGCCCTGCTACCAGTTATTTCAGAATTATCAGAGATATATGATTTTCGCTGTTGGTTTTTATATATGCCAAAAGAGATTTTATATCCTAGAATTGAAAAAAGATGCGATGAAATGCTAGAAAAGGGCTTTATTGAAGAGGTAAAGCAACTAGAATTGCAAGGGTTAAGCAAAAACCAAACCGCTTCCCAAGCAATTGGTTATCGTCAATGTTTAAGCTATTTACTATCACCTAAAACACAAGAAGATTTACAACAATTTATTACACGTTTTAAACAAGCTTCAAGAAGATATGCTAAAAGACAATTTACCTGGTTTCGTAAGGAGCCCTTATTTCGCTGGTTGAACCTTAACAAAGTTTCAATAGAAATAGCGGCTGAAATAATCATTAGAGATTATGAACAAAGCTTTTAA
- a CDS encoding HAD-IB family hydrolase, which translates to MLNLSKNWVHLSVFDLDYTLTTCNCSLAFCRYLIRQNMLNYGHLFYAVYSYFRYYILEKNLLELHRAIFFQTLSGRQLSLLEQAADLFVEEYFNQLLYLPSVAHLKLAQHLGHYTLLLSNSPDFLVKKFALKLGFHAWKATDYAIDAEGKLSAVGFVLAGKQKAFYMLEMAQKLCVDHKNITAYSDSHLDLPFLEAAGTAIGVNPDRVLKKIADKNGWAIL; encoded by the coding sequence ATGCTTAATCTAAGTAAGAACTGGGTGCATTTAAGCGTATTTGATTTAGATTACACTTTAACAACTTGTAATTGTAGCTTAGCTTTTTGTCGCTATTTAATTAGACAAAATATGTTAAACTATGGTCATTTATTTTATGCTGTTTATTCTTATTTTCGTTACTACATACTGGAAAAAAATTTGCTTGAGTTACATCGAGCAATTTTTTTTCAGACGTTATCTGGTCGTCAATTATCCCTACTAGAGCAAGCAGCTGATCTATTTGTTGAAGAATATTTTAATCAGTTGCTTTATTTACCCTCGGTTGCTCATTTGAAACTGGCTCAACATTTAGGACATTATACTCTTCTCTTATCAAACTCTCCTGATTTTTTAGTAAAAAAGTTCGCTTTAAAGTTAGGGTTTCATGCCTGGAAAGCAACCGACTATGCAATTGATGCTGAAGGAAAACTATCCGCTGTTGGATTTGTTCTAGCAGGTAAGCAAAAAGCCTTTTACATGTTAGAAATGGCGCAAAAACTCTGTGTTGATCATAAGAATATCACAGCTTACTCAGATAGTCATTTAGACTTACCTTTTTTAGAAGCTGCAGGAACAGCAATTGGAGTCAATCCCGATCGGGTGCTTAAGAAGATCGCTGATAAAAATGGATGGGCTATTCTTTGA